A section of the Roseivirga sp. BDSF3-8 genome encodes:
- the gldF gene encoding gliding motility-associated ABC transporter permease subunit GldF, with product MISVLKKEIDSFLDSLVAYVVIVVFLTGIGLLMWVFPETSVLEYGYADMGTLFSYGPYVFMFLIPAITMRTFAEERRAGTMELLLTKPLSDWQIILGKYLSAFLLVFFAVLPTLIYYYSIYELGQPEGNVDSAGVFGSYLGLLLLGGVFAAIGIFSSALASNQIVAFIIAVFLCFLLYSGLGSFAAINDWGSLSYFLEQAGLLYHYQALGKGLVDSRNVIYLISVILLMLALTRLIIGSRKW from the coding sequence ATGATCAGTGTCCTTAAAAAAGAAATAGACAGTTTTCTGGATTCCCTGGTGGCCTATGTGGTAATCGTTGTCTTTCTTACAGGCATTGGGCTGCTTATGTGGGTCTTTCCCGAAACCAGTGTACTGGAATATGGCTATGCAGATATGGGTACCCTGTTCTCATACGGGCCCTACGTATTCATGTTTCTGATACCCGCCATCACCATGCGCACATTTGCTGAGGAGCGGCGGGCCGGTACCATGGAGCTTTTACTTACTAAGCCTCTTTCCGACTGGCAGATTATCCTGGGTAAATACCTTTCTGCCTTTTTGCTTGTATTCTTTGCCGTACTGCCCACGCTTATCTACTATTATTCTATTTACGAATTAGGTCAGCCAGAAGGCAATGTGGATTCTGCCGGCGTATTTGGCTCCTACCTGGGGCTGCTTTTGCTCGGAGGCGTATTTGCTGCCATAGGCATTTTCTCCTCTGCGCTGGCCAGTAACCAGATAGTGGCCTTTATCATTGCGGTATTTCTCTGCTTTCTGCTATACAGCGGGCTGGGGTCATTTGCAGCTATCAATGACTGGGGAAGCCTTTCTTACTTTTTGGAGCAGGCAGGCTTGCTATACCATTACCAGGCTCTGGGCAAGGGACTGGTGGATAGCCGCAATGTAATCTACCTTATCAGTGTCATCCTGCTTATGCTTGCCCTGACCAGACTTATAATCGGATCGAGAAAATGGTAA
- the gldG gene encoding gliding motility-associated ABC transporter substrate-binding protein GldG: protein MVNLDSKKTEDLLRFFVLFAALILANMLGDRFFFRADLTEEQRYTINEATKELLTSLEDPVYVEVYLEGEFPSGFQRLQRSIRETLEEFRAYAGDNIQFKFVDPNLAASASGRQEFYQRLARLGIQPTNLYDTEDGGRTEKLIFPGALVAYGGEETGVLLLKGNQGASPEERLNQSVEGLEYELATAIRKVTGGSKPRIGWLQGHGESDSISYQGVQEVLQEFYRLDKADLTESENLLGYDAIIMAKPRRAFNRDDRYKLDQYVMNGGNLLMFLDGLKVEEDSLNRESYLAFPQDLQLRNMLFRYGVRINEDLIQDLNAAPFPVVTGYMGNQPQIRLLPWPFYPLMNRYSNHPITRNLDAVLGRYVSSVDTVKAEGITKTPLIYTSQYTRVLPAPVEVSYNSMRRDMQPESFQDPAQPVAWLLEGPFTSSFRNRILPQVANSRSYRETGEPAKILVTSDGDLLASQLSPRTRQRVPLGVDPYTQTDFANDDFLLNALAYMLDEDGLIAARNKRISIRPLDAPEVEESALKWQLFNLLTPVIIVVLFGVIRYFYRRNKYATFK from the coding sequence ATGGTAAATCTGGACAGCAAAAAAACTGAAGACCTGTTACGGTTTTTCGTGCTCTTTGCCGCACTTATTCTGGCAAATATGCTTGGTGACCGTTTCTTTTTCCGGGCAGACCTTACGGAGGAGCAGCGCTATACCATTAACGAAGCCACCAAAGAGCTACTTACCAGCCTAGAGGATCCGGTGTATGTGGAGGTTTACCTGGAAGGTGAGTTTCCCTCAGGGTTTCAGCGTTTGCAACGTAGTATACGTGAGACGTTAGAAGAGTTTCGTGCCTATGCGGGTGATAATATACAGTTTAAGTTTGTAGACCCTAACCTGGCAGCCAGTGCCAGTGGCAGGCAGGAGTTTTACCAGCGGCTGGCCAGGCTGGGAATTCAGCCTACCAATCTGTATGATACGGAAGATGGCGGCCGCACGGAAAAACTCATTTTCCCCGGTGCTCTGGTCGCTTACGGCGGAGAAGAAACCGGCGTATTACTACTGAAAGGTAACCAGGGGGCCTCTCCTGAGGAGCGGCTCAACCAGAGTGTAGAGGGACTGGAATACGAACTGGCCACAGCAATCCGCAAGGTGACCGGTGGAAGCAAGCCTCGTATTGGCTGGCTCCAGGGACATGGAGAGTCCGACAGCATCAGCTACCAGGGCGTACAGGAAGTATTGCAGGAGTTTTACCGGCTGGATAAGGCCGATCTGACTGAAAGTGAGAACCTGCTGGGCTACGATGCCATTATAATGGCCAAGCCACGCCGCGCCTTTAACCGGGACGATCGCTACAAGCTGGACCAGTACGTGATGAATGGCGGGAACCTGCTTATGTTTCTGGATGGTCTTAAGGTGGAGGAGGACAGCCTTAACCGGGAGTCATACCTGGCTTTTCCGCAGGACCTTCAATTGCGGAATATGCTCTTTCGCTATGGCGTACGTATAAACGAAGACCTGATACAGGACCTGAATGCGGCCCCTTTTCCCGTAGTAACTGGCTATATGGGTAATCAGCCACAGATCAGGCTTTTGCCCTGGCCATTTTACCCACTCATGAACCGGTACAGCAATCATCCCATTACCCGTAATCTGGATGCCGTGCTGGGAAGGTACGTTAGTAGCGTAGATACGGTAAAAGCAGAGGGCATTACCAAGACACCGCTTATTTACACCAGCCAGTATACACGGGTGCTGCCGGCGCCGGTGGAAGTAAGTTATAACTCCATGCGCCGGGATATGCAGCCGGAAAGCTTCCAGGATCCCGCACAGCCAGTTGCCTGGCTCCTTGAAGGTCCCTTTACTTCCTCATTCCGAAACCGCATATTACCTCAGGTTGCAAACAGTCGCTCTTACCGGGAAACGGGAGAGCCGGCGAAGATACTGGTGACCAGTGATGGCGATCTGCTCGCCTCTCAGCTCAGTCCCCGTACCCGGCAGCGTGTGCCCCTGGGAGTAGATCCCTACACCCAGACAGATTTTGCTAACGATGATTTCCTGCTGAATGCCCTCGCTTACATGCTGGATGAGGACGGCCTTATTGCTGCCAGGAACAAGCGCATCAGTATAAGGCCGCTGGATGCTCCCGAAGTTGAAGAAAGTGCCCTGAAATGGCAGCTATTCAACCTCCTCACGCCTGTCATCATCGTGGTATTATTTGGGGTGATAAGATATTTTTACAGAAGAAATAAATACGCCACATTCAAATGA
- a CDS encoding DUF4340 domain-containing protein, giving the protein MNRRQTNMRLLVILGVLIAAIMVLVTTDESRDRVNIQNVSFAVPDTGAIRQVTLFQPDDTVRLERTNSGWQVNGQYPMDANLSNVLLSLLSQVSVQRPVASSQAEEIRQRLDSAGVEVQIITETGEESRFITGGNATQTLSYFLPRQGETPYVVYIPGYDSYVSGLFTIPTQDWRNKTVLNAGPRELQRMAVRYPENPGQNFEITIGDEAISVSNVQRLDTAALFNYLQRATFFEADNYVQPGANAAYDSLARTEPYAIVEIYTLSGREPQQLKLFYRLDEDGYFLGETSEGELVRIQARRLVPVLRQRDFFEKDR; this is encoded by the coding sequence ATGAATCGCCGACAAACCAATATGCGCCTGCTGGTTATTCTAGGTGTGCTCATCGCTGCCATTATGGTACTGGTGACCACGGATGAGAGCAGAGATCGTGTGAACATACAGAATGTGTCTTTTGCCGTGCCGGACACCGGCGCTATCCGTCAGGTGACGCTTTTTCAGCCTGATGATACGGTAAGGTTGGAACGAACCAATAGCGGCTGGCAGGTCAACGGCCAATACCCTATGGATGCTAACCTGTCTAATGTCCTTCTTTCCCTGCTGTCGCAGGTGTCCGTTCAGCGGCCTGTGGCTAGCTCGCAGGCTGAGGAAATCAGGCAAAGGCTTGACTCGGCGGGGGTAGAAGTTCAGATCATTACGGAAACCGGCGAAGAAAGCCGGTTTATCACGGGAGGTAATGCCACCCAGACATTAAGTTACTTCCTGCCACGGCAAGGCGAAACGCCGTATGTAGTGTACATTCCCGGTTATGATAGCTATGTCAGCGGTTTATTTACTATCCCTACGCAGGACTGGCGAAATAAGACCGTGCTGAATGCGGGCCCGCGCGAACTGCAGCGAATGGCGGTGAGGTACCCTGAAAATCCCGGGCAGAACTTCGAGATTACTATTGGTGATGAGGCTATCAGTGTGAGTAACGTCCAAAGACTGGATACGGCCGCCTTGTTTAACTACCTGCAGCGGGCCACCTTCTTTGAAGCAGACAATTACGTACAGCCGGGCGCTAACGCAGCTTATGACAGCCTGGCCCGGACAGAGCCTTACGCCATTGTAGAGATATACACGCTATCCGGCAGAGAGCCACAGCAGCTAAAGCTCTTTTACCGCCTCGATGAAGATGGCTACTTCCTGGGAGAAACCAGTGAAGGTGAGCTGGTACGTATACAGGCCCGCCGGCTTGTGCCTGTATTACGTCAGCGTGACTTTTTCGAAAAAGACAGGTAG